The Mytilus galloprovincialis chromosome 2, xbMytGall1.hap1.1, whole genome shotgun sequence genome has a window encoding:
- the LOC143063375 gene encoding uncharacterized protein LOC143063375, with amino-acid sequence MRKKAKLNWCPKKRRKFKRIVMETDNHEPSSQDETEVLVESAEPTPLVISTITSEAVGESEAAAESSELPDEDEPAENNEMIEVPQCPNPLQCRYCGKVFTRSFYRKEHERIHTGEKPFSCSFCGKRFNSQGSCRKHERTHMRSKSRTHECEHCGKNFKDMTTLRTHLRTHTGDKPYSCDVCGRSFSFETVLKKHMMFHNGQKQFQCMVCSKSYFTAYDLRVHVRSHTGEKPYKCHFCSQSFATGRRRNLHEKCHEKTGAHHCKQCGMIFRSVESLALHQVKSQLAGGCSYINNTHQTIANEDVTPEPNHYEKPNEQNKAYNHYNGLNENEEFDIEFLGQTIHDSNPFGSPNTSQSYEVHKTNIYPTGLLKSTEGCIKKEPISDHEVYNNEEYYESLSIQRSIHPIATVDHPIASSQRIHSPVQSRNFFDRPLPEPQQLSVISTDEKYVQTIMLSDTDKLFSDMETAGKVHECKHCRIIFREYSMYLVHKTLHINPVKPFVCHLCGNEADNGVDFNAHLIWHMK; translated from the exons ATGCGGAAGAAAGCAAAGTTGAACTGGTGTCCAAAGAAGCGAAGAAAATTTAAAA GGATTGTCATGGAAACGGATAATCATGAACCATCAAGTCAAGATGAAACAGAAGTTCTTGTCGAATCTGCAGAGCCGACGCCATTGGTGATATCAACTATTACATCTGAAGCAGTTGGAGAATCCGAAGCGGCTGCAGAGTCGTCCGAGTTACCCGATGAAGACGAACCCGCAGAGAATAACGAGATGATAGAAGTCCCGCAGTGCCCGAATCCTTTGCAGTGCCGATATTGTGGAAAAGTTTTTACCCGCTCTTTCTACCGCAAAGAACACGAACGAATACACACAGGTGAAAAACCATTCTCTTGTAGCTTTTGTGGAAAGCGATTTAATAGCCAAGGCAGCTGTCGTAAGCACGAAAGAACACACATGCGCAGTAAGAGTCGAACACACGAATGTGAACATTGTGGCAAAAACTTCAAAGACATGACAACCTTGCGAACTCACCTAAGAACTCATACTGGCGACAAACCGTACTCGTGTGACGTATGTGGGCGATCATTTAGTTTCGAAACCGTTCTCAAAAAACACATGATGTTCCACAATGGTCAGAAACAATTCCAATGTATGGTTTGTAGTAAGTCGTACTTTACCGCATACGATCTACGCGTGCACGTGCGCTCACACACAGGGGAAAAGCCATACAAATGTCATTTTTGTAGCCAATCATTTGCAACCGGACGGAGAAGGAATCTGCATGAAAAGTGCCACGAGAAGACAGGAGCGCATCATTGCAAACAATGCGGAATGATATTTAGATCGGTAGAATCCCTTGCACTACACCAAGTAAAAAGCCAACTAGCCGGTGGTTGTAGTTATATAAACAATACTCACCAAACTATTGCCAATGAAGATGTAACCCCAGAACCAAATCATTACGAAAAACCTAATGAACAAAATAAGGCTTACAACCATTACAACGGATTAAACGAAAACGAAGAGTTTGATATTGAATTTCTTGGTCAAACGATACACGACAGCAACCCATTCGGCAGTCCGAATACCTCTCAATCATATGAGGTACACAAAACTAATATTTATCCAACTGGACTTCTGAAATCTACCGAaggatgtataaaaaaagaacCTATTTCAGACCACGAAGTTTACAATAATGAGGAGTATTACGAAAGTTTGTCCATTCAAAGATCTATTCACCCAATCGCTACTGTAGATCACCCAATTGCTTCATCTCAAAGGATACACTCGCCAGTTCAGTCCCGAAACTTTTTTGATAGACCATTACCTGAACCACAACAACTTTCTGTGATTTCGACAGACGAAAAGTACGTTCAGACAATTATGTTGTCGGATACAGATAAACTTTTTAGCGACATGGAGACGGCGGGAAAAGTCCATGAATGTAAGCACTGTAGGATTATTTTCCGAGAGTATAGTATGTATTTGGTGCACAAAACACTGCATATTAATCCAGTGAAACCATTTGTTTGTCATTTATGTGGCAATGAGGCAGATAATGGCGTTGATTTTAATGCCCATCTCATATGGCACATGAAATGA